One Fulvia fulva chromosome 8, complete sequence DNA window includes the following coding sequences:
- a CDS encoding 54S ribosomal protein L23, mitochondrial — translation MATALAKRLPSFRVGEKELYLPSATLTFHRSTNPYNARFRVPLTFSKLDLRDYLWHAYSVEILSVRSYVKQQRVRSGRPSDIRPAMRRWHRPRSQKFMTVELARPFVWPEEPTDFSEWNREEVEKSDKEQEEFGKNLSSTKDTNINKERRERMREQAKELLEGKTRWTPGVGRAQGTFVSRA, via the exons ATGGCGACGGCGCTCGCAAAACGGCTACCCTCCTTCAGAGTCGGCGAGAAAGAGCTTTACCT CCCCTCCGCCACCCTAACCTTCCACCGCTCCACGAACCCCTACAACGCCCGGTTCCGCGTCCCCCTTACCTTCTCCAAACTCGACCTCCGCGACTACCTCTGGCACGCCTACTCCGTCGAAATCCTCTCCGTGCGCTCCTACGTCAAACAACAACGCGTTCGCTCCGGCCGGCCTTCCGACATCCGCCCCGCAATGCGTCGCTGGCATCGACCCAGGTCGCAGAAGTTCATGACGGTGGAGTTGGCAAGACCGTTTGTGTGGCCAGAGGAGCCGACGGATTTCAGCGAGTGGAATAGGGAAGAGGTGGAGAAGAGTGATAAGGAGCAGGAGGAGTTTGGGAAGAACCTTTCGAGTACGAAGGATACGAATATCAATaaggagaggagggagaggaTGAGGGAGCAGGCGAAGGAGTTGTTGGAGGGGAAGACGAGGTGGACGCCGGGCGTGGGGAGGGCGCAGGGGACGTTTGTTAGTAGGGCGTGA